The proteins below come from a single bacterium genomic window:
- a CDS encoding CapA family protein, which produces DYPYLKQEIGQLRAEGYVVIATMHWNQSYDYRPNPQQITDFRFLADSGASLVLGSQAHYAQTMEFYKGIFIHYGQGNLFFDQMGDQDWMPKGIRREFLDRYVIYDGKLISIELITTMLEDYSRPRLMTDQERLGFLQEYFYKSGWTPLNPTPTPTITPTLTPLAIPTLPGVSTATPTP; this is translated from the coding sequence TGATTATCCCTACCTGAAGCAGGAAATCGGTCAATTGAGGGCGGAGGGGTATGTGGTCATTGCTACCATGCACTGGAATCAGAGCTATGATTATCGGCCGAACCCCCAGCAGATCACCGACTTTCGTTTCCTGGCTGATTCCGGCGCCTCCCTCGTTTTGGGCAGCCAGGCGCATTATGCACAGACGATGGAATTCTATAAAGGTATCTTTATTCATTACGGACAAGGGAATTTGTTCTTCGACCAGATGGGTGACCAGGATTGGATGCCAAAAGGGATACGCCGCGAGTTTCTTGATCGTTACGTAATCTATGATGGAAAGTTAATCAGCATTGAATTAATCACGACCATGCTCGAAGATTACTCTCGTCCGCGTTTGATGACGGACCAGGAACGCCTCGGCTTCCTGCAGGAATATTTTTATAAAAGCGGCTGGACTCCGCTCAACCCGACACCAACACCTACCATTACACCCACGTTGACACCCCTGGCTATTCCAACACTCCCTGGAGTTTCGACAGCGACGCCTACGCCATAA